One window from the genome of Hyphomonas neptunium ATCC 15444 encodes:
- a CDS encoding DEAD/DEAH box helicase, protein MSDFQSLGLTGRILTSLTKAGYTAPTPIQEQAIPLVIQGRDIVGLAQTGTGKTLAFAAPILDRLSRNASPAPVRGTRVLVLAPTRELAGQIATSFGTYGAGLNLRVVMVCGGAKIGGQIRQLERGAHILVATPGRLIDLMEQRAVSLDKVETLILDEADQMLDLGFIHALRAIAKNVPSKRQTLFFSATMPKAVESLAATFLRNPAEVSVAPPATTAGRIEQRVCFVEQPEKASLLIEKIRDPELRSAIVFTRTKHGADGVVKRLAKADIDSVAIHGNKSQSQREKALEAFKAGRVPILVATDIAARGIHVDALTHVINYDLPDVPEQFVHRIGRTARAGNSGVAISFCSRDERPTLRAIEKLTGLKLAPNGVSLPDEPLRKPGKPQGNRSGNGGGRGGARSGGGYQGQSSGSQSGGSHSGRPHRKGPPGGGANASGQNSQRSSNGAARPRRFKERADA, encoded by the coding sequence ATGTCCGATTTCCAATCCCTCGGCCTTACGGGCCGTATTCTCACGTCTTTGACCAAAGCCGGCTACACAGCCCCTACCCCCATTCAGGAACAGGCCATACCTCTGGTCATCCAGGGCCGCGACATTGTCGGCCTCGCCCAGACCGGTACAGGCAAGACCCTTGCCTTCGCAGCCCCGATCCTTGACCGCCTCAGCCGCAACGCCAGCCCTGCACCTGTGCGCGGCACCCGCGTTCTGGTGCTTGCACCAACGCGCGAACTGGCCGGCCAGATCGCCACCTCCTTCGGCACCTATGGCGCGGGCCTCAACCTCCGTGTCGTGATGGTGTGCGGCGGCGCAAAGATTGGCGGCCAGATCCGTCAGCTCGAGCGCGGCGCGCATATCCTGGTGGCAACACCCGGCCGCCTGATCGACCTGATGGAACAGCGCGCTGTTTCACTCGACAAGGTGGAAACCCTGATCCTCGACGAAGCCGACCAGATGCTGGACCTTGGCTTCATTCACGCCCTTCGTGCCATCGCGAAGAATGTGCCGTCCAAGCGCCAGACGCTGTTCTTCTCGGCCACCATGCCGAAAGCCGTCGAATCGCTGGCGGCGACCTTCCTGCGTAATCCGGCAGAAGTCTCCGTTGCGCCGCCAGCCACTACGGCAGGTCGCATTGAACAGCGCGTCTGCTTTGTGGAGCAGCCCGAAAAGGCTTCACTTCTGATCGAAAAAATCCGCGATCCGGAACTGCGCTCAGCGATCGTCTTTACCCGCACCAAGCATGGCGCAGACGGCGTTGTGAAACGCCTTGCCAAAGCGGACATCGACTCCGTTGCCATCCATGGCAACAAGAGCCAGTCCCAGCGGGAGAAAGCCCTCGAGGCCTTCAAGGCGGGCCGCGTGCCGATCCTGGTGGCGACCGACATTGCCGCCCGCGGCATTCACGTTGACGCCCTCACGCACGTCATCAACTATGACCTGCCGGATGTGCCCGAACAGTTCGTACACCGCATCGGCCGCACCGCCCGTGCCGGCAACTCGGGCGTGGCGATCTCCTTCTGCTCGCGCGATGAGCGCCCGACGCTCCGCGCCATCGAAAAACTCACGGGCCTGAAGCTGGCACCAAACGGCGTCAGCCTGCCGGACGAGCCTCTGCGCAAGCCCGGCAAGCCTCAGGGCAACCGTTCGGGCAATGGCGGCGGCCGTGGCGGCGCGCGCAGCGGCGGCGGCTATCAAGGCCAGTCATCCGGTTCACAGTCGGGCGGCTCGCACTCTGGCCGTCCGCATCGCAAAGGCCCGCCCGGCGGCGGCGCCAATGCTTCTGGCCAGAATTCCCAGCGCTCTTCCAATGGCGCGGCCCGTCCCCGCCGCTTCAAGGAACGTGCGGACGCCTGA
- a CDS encoding LacI family DNA-binding transcriptional regulator encodes MSDNSKPDLEAEIAAAVQEAAEFKLQGRATINDIARIAKVSKKTVSRVINDSPLVKQRTREVVKAIIAELGYTPDPQARALALRRSFLVGLVYDSPSPQYVVNMQRGILDALEDTDFQLVLRPVSRTDANYPGRLRQFIQHHKPFGLILPPSVSEDEELSQMFRDHDVDYVRIASGMLDAPARMILTHDGEGAAQAARHLCALGHTDIAHIHGPESFRCAHERRSGFQRGLAEAGVTLHPELTVEAGYTFDSGLLAMERLLYGKRRPTAVFAGNDEMATGVYVAVRKAGLRIPEDVSIVGFDDTPIAGRLWPALTTVRLPIREMGHAAARLLLDQAAGIEREEVTSFTPEIIVRESTAAPLR; translated from the coding sequence GTGAGCGACAATTCAAAACCCGACCTCGAAGCCGAAATCGCGGCCGCCGTGCAGGAAGCCGCAGAATTCAAGCTTCAGGGCCGGGCTACGATCAACGACATCGCGCGCATCGCGAAGGTGTCGAAGAAAACGGTCTCTCGTGTCATCAATGACAGCCCGCTGGTCAAACAGCGCACCCGCGAAGTCGTAAAGGCTATCATTGCCGAGCTGGGCTATACGCCAGATCCGCAGGCGCGCGCTCTGGCGCTGCGGCGGTCGTTTCTGGTCGGCCTGGTCTATGACAGTCCCAGCCCGCAATATGTCGTCAACATGCAGCGCGGTATCCTGGACGCGCTTGAGGATACCGATTTCCAGCTTGTGCTGCGCCCGGTCAGCCGCACGGACGCAAACTATCCTGGCCGCCTCCGCCAGTTCATCCAGCACCACAAGCCGTTTGGCCTCATCCTGCCGCCGTCGGTGTCCGAGGATGAAGAGTTGTCTCAGATGTTCCGGGATCATGATGTCGACTATGTGCGCATCGCGTCTGGCATGCTGGACGCGCCCGCGCGGATGATACTGACCCATGACGGCGAAGGCGCGGCCCAGGCGGCGCGCCATTTGTGCGCGCTGGGGCATACGGACATTGCCCATATCCATGGCCCGGAATCGTTCCGCTGCGCGCATGAGCGCCGCAGCGGGTTCCAGCGCGGCCTTGCCGAGGCGGGTGTTACGCTTCATCCCGAGCTTACGGTCGAGGCGGGGTATACGTTCGACTCGGGCCTTCTGGCCATGGAGCGCCTGCTTTACGGAAAGCGCCGCCCCACGGCCGTATTTGCGGGCAATGACGAGATGGCAACGGGCGTTTATGTCGCCGTGCGCAAGGCCGGCCTGCGTATTCCTGAAGATGTGTCCATCGTCGGTTTCGACGACACGCCGATTGCAGGGCGCCTTTGGCCGGCGCTGACAACCGTGCGGCTGCCGATCCGCGAAATGGGACATGCGGCCGCCCGTCTACTGCTCGACCAGGCTGCGGGGATCGAGCGCGAAGAGGTCACCAGCTTCACGCCGGAGATAATCGTGCGCGAGTCAACCGCCGCGCCGCTCAGATGA
- a CDS encoding fatty acid desaturase family protein, giving the protein MQSLAKISDVLSKDELNMLRQKSDLKALATLVWNWGLIVAAFAIAVVWPNPLTILLGILILGGRQLGLGIINHDCAHHAFFKNKAVDEFVGHWIVGAPMNISLAAYRAYHLKHHQHAGTPDDPDIGFVKNYPVPAESLRRKFVRDLTGQTGYRDTLRKLRSFKLSRHWPWLTFHILLLGTLTLAGAPWAYLMWWAAEIFVYPAIVRLRQIGEHGTALDRTSRDARLNTGTTTAPFWQRVLVAPNNVNFHLEHHLFAHIPPYNLRKMHTLLASRGYYDGVDCISRDYFDVIRRAVRKDAAAPMVAAE; this is encoded by the coding sequence ATGCAATCCTTAGCCAAGATTTCCGACGTTCTGTCAAAAGACGAGCTGAACATGCTCCGGCAGAAGTCTGACCTGAAGGCGCTGGCGACCCTGGTGTGGAACTGGGGCCTGATCGTTGCGGCCTTCGCCATCGCCGTCGTGTGGCCAAACCCCCTCACCATTCTCCTCGGCATCCTGATCCTTGGCGGGCGCCAACTTGGCCTCGGCATCATCAATCATGACTGCGCCCACCACGCCTTCTTCAAGAACAAGGCGGTCGATGAATTTGTTGGCCACTGGATCGTCGGCGCGCCGATGAACATCTCGCTGGCCGCCTATCGCGCCTATCACCTGAAACACCACCAGCATGCCGGCACGCCGGACGATCCGGACATCGGCTTCGTCAAGAATTACCCGGTTCCGGCCGAAAGCCTGCGACGCAAATTCGTGCGCGATCTTACCGGCCAGACCGGCTACCGCGACACGCTGCGCAAGCTTCGCAGCTTCAAACTCTCCCGCCACTGGCCCTGGCTCACCTTCCACATCCTGCTGCTGGGCACACTGACACTTGCCGGGGCGCCATGGGCATATCTTATGTGGTGGGCGGCGGAAATTTTCGTTTATCCCGCGATCGTCCGCCTCCGGCAGATCGGTGAACACGGCACCGCGCTGGATCGCACCAGCCGGGACGCGCGCCTGAATACCGGCACGACGACCGCGCCTTTCTGGCAGCGCGTGCTGGTGGCGCCCAATAATGTGAACTTCCATCTGGAGCATCACCTGTTCGCGCATATCCCACCTTATAACCTCCGCAAGATGCACACGCTCCTGGCCTCCCGCGGCTACTATGACGGGGTCGACTGTATCTCGCGGGACTATTTCGACGTGATCCGCCGCGCCGTTCGCAAGGATGCCGCTGCGCCGATGGTGGCCGCAGAATAG